One genomic window of Solanum stenotomum isolate F172 chromosome 9, ASM1918654v1, whole genome shotgun sequence includes the following:
- the LOC125877311 gene encoding uncharacterized protein LOC125877311, with product MASADEGPPLKVEESLEAPTKSVSYVDGIPHIQWKTLEVEQMNIKEDLQYAVVGKFAHGWPEMDDLREAIPKQCNIKSNLFSLATAVGKPLQLDQATINQSRPSCAKVRVLVDLAANLPKAVVVNVLDEATGELKTDKITIKYDYIPKYCSECKLQGHDVEEPFYPKIERLQKGKAKILSSGKIVGDLGEWKVIWNNKYNHTSVQKEKQQLEITNKYGSLAINESCESSNNNDIATNGQGVIPNSDRQTVEKNEEINKEEQQVDIDDEKVKIANIKTPEHQPQFKGNMVETESQGQCSDIVVSTKVNMEEKRQGDFNVVLNENEKIGGVPVQPTDTEDFVNCIGSCDLTEVSYRGNSFTWWNGRVAEDCIFERLDRVLVNEELQNWFRFLNFRVEHESFKQVVAQSWSGSHSENPFFAFKTKLKKLKVVLKSWCREVFDDIFKQLIIREDIVKIKESLFEDDPSNVNRAIMQNAQAEFKKYLHYEEDHWKQKAGFTWFEKGDRNTRFFHSLVKGRRKRLMLTKIRNEQDELMEDKGQICDEAVKYYQKQFTQDRDITDFSLMRHIPQTLTEEDNAALDIMPSKEEVKNVVFNLSRDSASGPDGFTGLFLSALVVHDRLEKVLPRLISTNQSGFVKGRNIIENILLTQEIVSDISKKGKPANIIIKLDMAKAYDRVSWFFLMKVLRKMGFSEVFIDIIWRNIANNWYSILINGKAQGFFHFTRGIKQGDPLSHALFIISVEVLSRALNSLFDDSQYVGYGMPKWTPNLNAYADDTIIFAAAHEKYLQRIMKVLGRYESQSGQLISKGKSAWYMHQNVSAQLKDLVDICTCLSRGQFPITYLGCPITHANKKKSDYNDLIKKVKNKL from the exons ATGGCTAGCGCCGATGAAGGTCCACCATTGAAAGTG GAGGAGTCATTAGAGGCACCAACAAAATCAGTTAGTTACGTAGATGGCATCCCTCACATACAATGGAAAACATTAGAAGTGGAACAGATGAATATTAAAGAAGACTTGCAGTATGCAGTTGTTGGAAAATTTGCACACGGATGGCCTGAAATGGATGATCTAAGAGAGGCGATTCCGAAACAATGCAATATCAAAAGCAA TCTTTTCTCTCTAGCTACAGCTGTTGGTAAGCCGTTACAACTAGACCAAGCAACCATCAATCAATCTAGGCCTAGTTGTGCTAAGGTCAGAGTGTTGGTGGATCTAGCAGCTAATCTTCCTAAAGCAGTGGTCGTGAATGTACTTGATGAGGCGACTGGAGAGTTAAAAACCGATAAGATCACTATCAAGTATGACTACATTCCTAAGTATTGCTCAGAGTGTAAGTTACAAG GACATGATGTGGAGGAACCTTTTTACCCTAAGATCGAGAGACTTCAGAAGGGCAAAGCAAAAATACTCTCTAGTGGGAAAATAGTTGGAGATCTAGGGGAGTGGAAAGTAATTTGGAATAATAAGTACAATCATACAAGTGTGCAGAAGGAAAAACAACAATTGGAAATTACAAACAAATATGGCTCTTTAGCAATAAATGAATCATGCGAATCTTCAAACAACAATGACATCGCTACAAATGGGCAAGGGGTAATTCCAAACAGTGATAGGCAAACtgtagaaaaaaatgaagagatcaaTAAGGAGGAACAACAAGTAGACATCGATGATGAAAAGGTCAAGATTGCTAACATCAAAACTCCAGAACATCAACCACAATTTAAAGGAAACATGGTCGAAACAGAATCTCAAGGGCAATGCAGTGATATTGTAGTATCAACAAAGGTCAACATGGAGGAAAAAAGACAG GGGGATTTCAATGTGGTTCTgaatgagaatgagaagattgGTGGGGTTCCCGTGCAACCAACTGATACTGAAGACTTTGTAAATTGCATTGGATCTTGTGATCTTACAGAAGTAAGCTACAGAGGCAACTCGTTTACTTGGTGGAATGGCAGAGTTGCAGAAGATTGCATCTTTGAAAGACTAGATAGAGTTCTAGTAAATGAAGAGCTGCAAAATTGGTTTAG GTTTCTGAACTTCCGAGTAGAACATGAATCTTTCAAGCAGGTGGTTGCTCAGAGTTGGTCAGGGTCTCACTCAGAAAATCCATTTTTTGCATTcaaaacaaagttgaaaaagttgaaagttgtcCTCAAATCTTGGTGTAGAGAGgtatttgatgatatttttaaGCAATTAATTATTAGAGAGGACATTGTCAAAATCAAGGAGAGTTTGTTTGAAGATGACCCATCCAATGTGAATAGAGCAATTATGCAAAACGCACAAgcagagtttaagaaatatcTACACTATGAAGAGGATCACTGGAAACAAAAGGCAGGATTTACTTGGTTTGAGAAAGGAGATAGAAATACTAGATTCTTTCACAGTCTAGTGaagggaagaagaaaaagactaATGTTGACTAAAATCCGGAATGAGCAAGATGAGCTTATGGAAGATAAAGGACAAATTTGTGATGAAGCTGTGAAGTATTATCAGAAGCAATTTACTCAAGATAGGGATATTACTGATTTTTCCCTAATGAGACACATTCCACAGACTCTAACAGAAGAGGATAATGCAGCTCTTGACATTATGCCTTCAAAGGAGGAGGTTAAAAATGTTGTTTTTAATCTTAGTAGGGACAGTGCAAGTGGCCCAGATGGTTTTACAGGCCTTTTTTTATCAGCATT GGTAGTGCATGACAGATTGGAGAAGGTTCTTCCAAGGTTGATCTCTACCAACCAATCAGGCTTTGTTAAAGGAAGGAACATTATTGAGAATATTTTGCTCACTCAGGAGATTGTGTCAGATATCAGTAAAAAGGGAAAACCAGCCAATATTATAATTAAGCTTGACATGGCAAAGGCTTATGACAGGGTATCTTGGTTCTTTTTGATGAAAGTCCTAAGAAAAATGGGGTTTTCAGAGGTTTTTATTGACATAATTTGGAGGAATATAGCTAATAATTGGTACTCAATATTGATTAATGGGAAAGCACAGGGTTTCTTTCACTTTACTAGGGGAATAAAACAAGGAGACCCTTTATCTCATGCGTTGTTTATAATCAGTGTTGAAGTTCTATCTAGGGCTTTGAACTCTCTATTTGATGATAGTCAATATGTAGGTTATGGTATGCCTAAATGGACTCCAAATCTTAATGCTTATGCAGATGACACAATTATTTTTGCAGCTGCACATGAAAAGTATCTTCAAAGAATAATGAAGGTGTTGGGCAGATATGAATCTCAGTCAGGGCAATTAATCAGCAAAGGGAAGAGTGCTTGGTACATGCATCAGAATGTTAGTGCACAACTAAAAGATTTAGTTGATATATGTACATGTTTATCAAGAGGCCAATTTCCAATCACTTATTTAGGGTGTCCTATCACCCATGCTAACAAGAAAAAGAGTGACTACAATGATCTTATTAAAAAGGTGAAGAACAAGCTCTAA